A portion of the Simkania negevensis Z genome contains these proteins:
- a CDS encoding isochorismate synthase — MQKRILNLDELITKALVQTPFKPETVTLKNHTFPFMRLEIPIPGIDLLAWLEQQTLYPKIYFETPKTGFRVAGVGAAYTLDEIPSFHRLSASSRFFGGMDFYERKFETWKTFPRCRYVLPLVEIEVRHEMTYLCVNRTCEALDLSEIRFNPAPISTISQKATSRLDSPSFPVWDRNIRESLKQIQEKSLDKIVLARASLFEFEKPLSPLAFCKALQGKSPTATVFSYQFSTDQAFVGATPESLYSRTGSKVETAAIAGTRQRGKTDAEDKALQADLLENVKEMHEFNVVKEEIEKRLSPLCKALTKQNEDKIIQTSSVQHIYNLFEGELSEGIDDTSLIHALHPTPAVGGRPKEAALKEIRKWETFDRGWYAAPVGWISPEQAHILVAIRSALIHANELRLFAGTGIVPGSIPEKEWDELGHKISQFILWE; from the coding sequence TTGCAAAAGCGCATTTTAAACCTTGATGAGCTCATCACAAAGGCTCTTGTTCAAACGCCGTTTAAACCTGAGACTGTCACACTCAAAAATCACACGTTTCCTTTCATGCGCCTGGAAATCCCTATCCCTGGCATCGATCTCCTTGCTTGGCTAGAGCAGCAAACTCTCTACCCTAAGATCTACTTCGAAACGCCGAAAACTGGATTTCGCGTCGCAGGGGTGGGAGCTGCTTACACCCTTGACGAAATTCCTTCGTTCCACCGATTAAGTGCTTCATCACGTTTTTTTGGAGGAATGGATTTTTACGAGCGAAAGTTTGAGACTTGGAAAACATTTCCACGCTGCCGCTACGTTTTACCCCTTGTCGAGATCGAAGTACGCCACGAAATGACCTATCTTTGTGTCAACCGCACATGTGAAGCATTAGACCTGTCAGAAATTCGCTTTAATCCTGCTCCGATTTCCACTATTTCCCAAAAAGCGACAAGTCGACTCGATTCTCCTTCCTTTCCTGTTTGGGACCGAAATATTCGGGAGAGCTTAAAGCAAATCCAAGAAAAATCGCTTGATAAAATTGTCCTTGCACGAGCGAGTCTTTTTGAATTCGAAAAGCCCTTGTCTCCTCTTGCATTTTGCAAAGCTTTGCAAGGAAAGTCACCAACAGCAACGGTTTTTTCTTATCAGTTTTCTACAGATCAAGCTTTCGTCGGTGCCACTCCTGAATCGCTTTATTCACGGACTGGTTCAAAAGTAGAGACAGCAGCAATTGCAGGAACCCGTCAAAGAGGAAAAACAGATGCAGAAGATAAGGCCCTCCAAGCTGATCTTCTTGAAAATGTCAAGGAAATGCATGAATTCAATGTCGTTAAAGAAGAAATCGAAAAAAGGCTGTCTCCTCTTTGCAAAGCGCTTACCAAGCAAAATGAAGACAAGATCATTCAAACCTCAAGCGTTCAACACATTTACAATCTTTTTGAAGGCGAATTAAGCGAAGGAATCGATGATACAAGCTTGATTCACGCTCTCCACCCCACGCCAGCTGTAGGCGGGCGCCCCAAGGAAGCTGCTTTGAAAGAAATTCGGAAGTGGGAAACATTTGACAGAGGGTGGTATGCTGCACCTGTTGGATGGATTTCTCCTGAACAAGCTCACATCCTCGTAGCCATTCGCTCTGCTTTAATTCATGCAAATGAGCTGCGATTGTTTGCTGGAACAGGAATTGTCCCTGGCTCTATTCCAGAAAAAGAATGGGACGAACTGGGTCACAAAATTTCACAATTCATCTTATGGGAGTAA
- the menD gene encoding 2-succinyl-5-enolpyruvyl-6-hydroxy-3-cyclohexene-1-carboxylic-acid synthase, translating to MSSRTGELNEKWAKLLIKELIHQGVRYFCIAPGSRSTSLTVAASEHPLANTFVHFDERALCFHALGYAKATGIPAAVIVTSGTAVGNLMPAVMEAHNDHVPMILLTSDRPPELRQTGANQTADQVKMFQNFVRWQEDFPCPDPHISPAFIGSTIATALAHALYAPAGPVQLNCMFREPFFENETENTHPSYERSIKGSQTQITLGEKHLAETQIEKLCDELSEHEKGVIVVGALPPNTSLEPLFTLSRLLQWPLFPDILSPLRSHVQAEGMVPTYDLILKSMSLNEDLTPDAILQFGNRFVSKKLLEWIRLKKPKCHTLVADHEWRMDPLHSLTHRVVADPWQVMEGLSKHLPGRAPAPWLQCWKEMNRITQKTLTHFFQEKKDLSEPALFHHLSRWIGEDRSLFIGNSLPIREADALFAPKQNCGPVFGNRGVSGIDGNIATATGIAKGLRKPLLAIMGDLTFLHDLTSLAQLKNSPVPITLLVINNDGGGIFSFLPIAKRKAVFEQFFVTPHGLNLEHAAPLFGLKYEKVTTLDEMETALQSGTTQSKILEMYTDRDETLALHKEIIAHVKEILTTSSSSLEAFT from the coding sequence ATGAGCAGTCGAACAGGCGAATTAAATGAAAAGTGGGCAAAACTCCTTATCAAAGAGTTGATTCATCAAGGCGTCCGCTACTTTTGCATTGCGCCAGGGTCCCGCAGTACCTCTCTTACAGTTGCAGCGAGTGAGCATCCTTTGGCAAACACCTTTGTCCATTTTGACGAAAGGGCACTTTGTTTTCACGCCTTAGGCTATGCCAAAGCTACAGGAATTCCTGCGGCTGTCATTGTGACTTCAGGAACTGCTGTCGGTAACCTCATGCCTGCAGTCATGGAAGCTCATAATGATCATGTCCCGATGATTCTTCTGACGTCAGACCGCCCACCTGAACTCCGCCAAACAGGAGCAAACCAAACTGCAGACCAAGTGAAAATGTTTCAAAATTTTGTCCGCTGGCAAGAAGACTTCCCTTGTCCTGATCCCCATATTTCCCCTGCTTTTATCGGATCAACGATTGCGACAGCACTTGCACATGCTCTCTACGCTCCTGCAGGGCCTGTACAACTGAACTGCATGTTTCGGGAACCCTTCTTCGAAAATGAGACTGAGAATACCCATCCCTCGTACGAACGGTCGATTAAAGGCTCTCAAACCCAAATCACTCTTGGAGAAAAGCATCTTGCAGAGACGCAAATTGAGAAGCTATGTGATGAGCTTTCTGAACATGAAAAGGGAGTGATCGTTGTAGGAGCCCTCCCTCCAAACACCTCATTAGAACCACTTTTCACCCTTTCGCGACTCTTGCAATGGCCTCTCTTTCCAGATATTCTCTCGCCACTACGTTCACATGTTCAAGCTGAAGGAATGGTCCCTACCTACGACCTTATCTTGAAAAGCATGTCGCTTAATGAAGATCTCACGCCCGACGCAATCCTTCAATTTGGCAATCGATTTGTATCTAAAAAATTACTCGAGTGGATTAGACTAAAAAAACCAAAATGTCACACCCTGGTAGCCGATCACGAGTGGCGCATGGATCCCCTCCATTCGCTCACTCACCGAGTTGTTGCAGACCCCTGGCAAGTCATGGAAGGACTGAGCAAGCACCTACCTGGGCGCGCTCCTGCGCCTTGGCTTCAATGCTGGAAAGAAATGAATCGAATCACTCAAAAAACACTCACCCATTTTTTCCAAGAAAAAAAGGATCTTAGCGAGCCAGCACTTTTCCATCACCTCTCTAGATGGATTGGGGAAGATCGGAGCCTATTCATAGGAAATAGTCTACCCATACGCGAAGCCGATGCTCTCTTTGCTCCTAAGCAAAACTGTGGACCCGTATTTGGAAATCGTGGGGTTTCTGGAATTGATGGGAATATTGCAACCGCAACAGGCATCGCAAAAGGGCTTCGCAAGCCCTTGCTCGCGATCATGGGCGATCTCACTTTCTTACATGACCTCACTTCTCTTGCTCAACTTAAAAACTCTCCTGTCCCGATTACCTTACTTGTCATCAACAACGATGGCGGAGGAATTTTTTCTTTTCTTCCCATAGCTAAAAGAAAGGCTGTATTCGAGCAGTTCTTTGTGACACCTCACGGCCTGAATTTAGAACATGCTGCTCCTCTCTTTGGACTCAAATATGAAAAAGTGACAACTCTTGATGAAATGGAAACTGCTCTTCAAAGTGGCACTACGCAATCAAAAATCCTCGAGATGTACACCGATCGCGATGAAACCCTCGCCTTACATAAAGAGATCATTGCTCATGTCAAAGAAATCCTCACGACATCAAGTAGCTCTCTTGAAGCATTTACCTAA